A window of Mytilus edulis chromosome 10, xbMytEdul2.2, whole genome shotgun sequence contains these coding sequences:
- the LOC139491380 gene encoding fibropellin-3-like: MDKMSKAEPKIYLNNIFVNGPTDDDVYEECFDTENQYDYEEVSVIAITNQLDVDIPDNMPKNQSIKKDNSQSKKKHPHLRHMFFICGFVIMLVASNGLTFIITKDILSEDKSNMTPCTGRKCFNGGSCEVLDEMFHCSCKPGFSGHLCEVTPCTGFKCLNRGSCEVLNGTFHCACDSGFSGRRCENVTACTGLKCLNGGSCGVLNGTFHCLCESGFSGSLCEVTPCTGRNCLNGGSCEVLDEMFHCSCKPGFSGHLCEVTPCTGINCLNGGSCEVLNEIFHCSCKPGFSGHLCEVTPCTGFNCLNRGSCEVLNGTFHCACDSGFSGLRCENEVGPCFSNPCLNFGSCRASCNTYTVTV; the protein is encoded by the exons ATGGACAAGATGTCGAAAGCAGAaccaaaaatatatttgaacaacATCTTTGTTAACGGGCCAACAGATGATGATGTGTACGAAGAATGTTTCGATACAGAAAATCAATATGATTATGAGGAAGTTTCCGTTATCGCCATAACAAATCAACTTGATGTCGATATTCCAGACAATATGCCAAAGAATCAGtcaataaaaaaagataacagTCAGAGCAAAAAGAAGCACCCGCATTTGCggcatatgttttttatttgtggCTTCGTGATCATGTTAGTAGCATCAAACGGCCTGACATTCATTATCACAAAAGATATATTGTCTGAAGACAAATCAAATA tgACACCTTGTACTGGACGTAAATGTTTCAACGGAGGCTCATGTGAGGTGTTGGATGAAATGTTTCACTGCTCATGCAAACCTGGGTTTTCTGGACATCTGTGTGAAG TCACACCTTGTACTGGATTTAAGTGCTTGAATAGAGGCTCGTGTGAGGTGTTGAATGGCACATTTCACTGTGCATGTGATTCTGGGTTTTCCGGACGCCGGTGTGAAAACG TGACAGCTTGTACTGGACTTAAGTGTTTGAACGGAGGCTCATGTGGGGTGTTAAATGGCACATTTCACTGTTTATGCGAATCCGGCTTTTCTGGAAGTCTCTGTGAAG tgACACCTTGTACTGGACGTAATTGTTTGAACGGAGGCTCATGTGAGGTGTTGGATGAAATGTTTCACTGCTCATGCAAACCTGGGTTTTCTGGACATCTGTGTGAAG TGACACCTTGTACTGGAATTAACTGTTTGAACGGAGGCTCATGTGAGGTGTTGAATGAAATATTTCACTGTTCATGCAAACCTGGGTTTTCTGGACATCTGTGTGAAG TCACACCTTGTACTGGATTTAACTGCTTGAACAGAGGCTCGTGTGAGGTGTTGAATGGCACATTTCACTGTGCCTGTGATTCTGGGTTTTCCGGACTCCGGTGTGAAAACG AAGTTGGACCATGCTTTTCAAATCCCTGTTTGAATTTTGGTTCATGTAGAGCATCTTGTAATACTTATACCGTTACTGTCTAA